GGTGTACCGAGGCCGCTGGCACCGCCTACGGTTTGCGTCGTCGTGACGAGCGTGTTCGTAATCGGTGTGATGGCGGACGAGAGCGCCGAGGTTGCCTGAACGACTTGCGGGCTCGTGAGCGTCTGAGAGAGGGCCTGGCCGCCGGTGACGACGCCCTGGCCGACGGTAGTGACCGCCTGGCCCAGCACGCCCGTCAGCGAGCTGACAGGGGTGTTGGCGAGCGGTCCGCTGTTGCCGATGCCGGCCACGCCGCTACCGAGCGACTTGGTCGCGTTGCCGAGGTCCGAGACCACGCCACCGGTGCTCGCGAGTGTGGTGCCGACCGGATTCGCGCCGGACTTGCCGAGTTGACCGAGACCGTCGCCGACACCTTTGCCGAGATCGGAGACGGCGGTGCCCGTCTGCGAGATCGCCCCGCCGACGCCTTGCGTGACCTGCGGCGACACGCCGGGAATCGTGGTGCCCGACACCTGATCGCCGAGCGCGCTCACCACCGAGCCGACAGAACTCACGACACCGTTGCTGCTCGTGGTGGGGTTCGTCGGATTGACCGGGTTGGTTGGATTCGTCGGGTTATTGGGGTTCGTGGGGTTGGTCGGCGTGTTGGCCGTCGCGCCGCTGCCACCGCCCGAGCTGGAGCATCCGGTAATACCGACTACACCCGCCACAAGTGCCGCGAACAACGTGGGACGCAGAATCTTCGACATGACGTATCTCCTTTCGGTACGGCGCAGTCCGCTTCGATCTGCGTCGACGGGGGGGGCGGTCTTAGCGTTCGTGCGAACGCCATCCGCTCATCCGTTATTGGACTTACGACTTCGATGCGTTGCCGCGTCCGTTCGATACCAGACCGGCGATGTCCTGGTCGGCTTCGAAGCGCAGACGGAAGGTCTCGCTCTTGAGGGTGCGAATGCTCTGCACCAGGAAGTCGTGGATCGCAGCGAGTTCGCTGTGGTCGTACGCCGCGCTCACCGCGGTGAGTTCACGCGAGACGGACGACAGGAATTGTTCGATCTGCGCGCACTTTTCTTCGATGGGGTGAATCATCACCATGCGACGGTCGTGCGGATTCTTCTCGCGCTCGACAAAGCCTGCCCGCTCCAGTCGGTCGATAACGGTGGTGATACCGCCGGAGCTCACGCCCATGAGTTCGGCGAGCTGTCCTGCGGTGATCGATTCGAGTTCGAGAATCAGATCGAGCGCGTTCAGATCGGTGACGTTCAGGCCGAGTTGTTCGGCAAGGGCTGCGTGGTAGAGCGCCGTGTACACGGCCAGCCGGCGTCCGAGTGAGCGGACGATACCGGCGACGAGATCGTTGCGGTTCGTGTGTCGATCGCTCATGGTGCTGTTCGCTCCGTTCGTTGCATGCGTTCCATTGGAGCCGTGAGGCGAAGCGGTGCCGGACTCGGTACCGTATGTGTTGTGCGTTTGCGGGCCGGCATAGTGACTGCCGGAGTTTCCTGTGTCGCGCATCGCCAGAGGTTCTG
This window of the Pandoraea sputorum genome carries:
- a CDS encoding collagen-like triple helix repeat-containing protein, with translation MSKILRPTLFAALVAGVVGITGCSSSGGGSGATANTPTNPTNPNNPTNPTNPVNPTNPTTSSNGVVSSVGSVVSALGDQVSGTTIPGVSPQVTQGVGGAISQTGTAVSDLGKGVGDGLGQLGKSGANPVGTTLASTGGVVSDLGNATKSLGSGVAGIGNSGPLANTPVSSLTGVLGQAVTTVGQGVVTGGQALSQTLTSPQVVQATSALSSAITPITNTLVTTTQTVGGASGLGTPVAGLLGTLGGALNSTGAQVKAAAPNAVVASLGNPLMALGNTVASAGGLLSGSTNGSSANALGNVLANVGNTTVTPTSAGGNNPLGALTGLLGGLGGASGSSANPLGSLTGLLGGVAGGSASGSNPLSPVTGLLGSVTSATGAGGSGASNPLAPVTTLLSSVTSPLTSIAGGASGSTGGAGGLLAPVTGLLGGLGSK
- a CDS encoding MarR family winged helix-turn-helix transcriptional regulator — encoded protein: MARFLSDTGVLMRGHGESAPQGAEPLAMRDTGNSGSHYAGPQTHNTYGTESGTASPHGSNGTHATNGANSTMSDRHTNRNDLVAGIVRSLGRRLAVYTALYHAALAEQLGLNVTDLNALDLILELESITAGQLAELMGVSSGGITTVIDRLERAGFVEREKNPHDRRMVMIHPIEEKCAQIEQFLSSVSRELTAVSAAYDHSELAAIHDFLVQSIRTLKSETFRLRFEADQDIAGLVSNGRGNASKS